Proteins encoded by one window of Anopheles maculipalpis chromosome 2RL, idAnoMacuDA_375_x, whole genome shotgun sequence:
- the LOC126566024 gene encoding uncharacterized protein LOC126566024 produces the protein MSKSVPKSGDRSGTCQPSDGTRKRKRDTIPSGPYHADRSTAGKRICIPTAMESATSTTVSSTTPDSSSPSTGRGAVTDFMLQALGCIRELQDELDFLQNDPYAEDTDDEDEQPVDGRQPVQPSVIGGRQAEAMGWAVCARETMHFLQREGIPPDSPLMVNLRRRLVGRRVDEPDEGLSR, from the coding sequence ATGTCAAAAAGCGTTCCAAAGAGTGGTGACAGATCTGGCACCTGCCAACCATCAGACGGTACGAGAAAGCGAAAACGGGACACAATTCCATCCGGCCCTTACCACGCGGATCGTTCCACGGCTGGCAAAAGGATATGCATTCCCACGGCAATGGAATCGGCAACGAGCACCACCGTTAGCTCCACCACACCCGACTCATCATCACCCTCGACCGGACGCGGTGCAGTTACGGACTTTATGCTGCAAGCTCTTGGCTGCATTCGTGAGCTACAGGATGAGTTGGATTTTTTGCAAAACGACCCGTACGCCGAGGATACGGACGATGAAGATGAACAGCCAGTTGACGGGAGACAACCGGTGCAGCCGAGCGTGATCGGTGGCCGACAGGCGGAAGCAATGGGATGGGCCGTTTGTGCCCGGGAAACGATGCATTTTCTGCAACGCGAAGGTATACCACCGGACAGTCCGTTGATGGTGAATCTACGTCGACGGCTCGTTGGACGGCGGGTGGATGAACCGGACGAAGGACTCTCTCGCTGA